The following proteins come from a genomic window of Frankia casuarinae:
- a CDS encoding LLM class F420-dependent oxidoreductase — MTEVSGGPYKRPFRFNIQCSSPAEVSARSWADLAHRVEDLGYATLTVSDHLDEQVAPIAALMAAADATTTLRIGAMVFSNDYRHPVVLAKEAATLDALSGGRFELGLGAGWMTSDYSRAGLPLDPPGVRIGRLAESLAVIKGMFADGPFTYSGTHYQVAGLNGTPKPVQRPHPPIVIGGGGRRLLTLAAREADIIGLNMNMAGGVIDASLGANATTAATEEKVRWIREAAGARWDDLTLQVRVHLVVVTDNRTQVAEQLAAGFGLTSEQALATPHALCGSVDEIVDDLVERRERFGLSTIGVSLDALTAMAPVVERLAGT; from the coding sequence GTGACCGAGGTCTCCGGCGGGCCGTACAAACGGCCGTTCCGGTTCAACATCCAGTGTTCCTCCCCCGCCGAGGTGAGCGCCCGGTCATGGGCCGACCTCGCCCACCGGGTCGAGGATCTCGGCTACGCGACGTTGACCGTCTCCGACCATCTCGACGAGCAGGTCGCGCCGATCGCGGCGCTGATGGCCGCGGCCGACGCGACGACGACGCTGCGGATCGGCGCGATGGTGTTCAGTAACGACTACCGCCATCCGGTGGTGCTGGCCAAGGAGGCGGCGACCCTCGACGCGCTGTCCGGCGGACGGTTCGAACTCGGCCTCGGCGCCGGCTGGATGACCTCCGACTACTCCCGAGCCGGTCTGCCGCTCGATCCGCCGGGGGTGCGCATCGGCCGGCTCGCCGAGTCCCTCGCCGTCATCAAGGGGATGTTCGCCGACGGACCGTTCACCTACAGCGGCACCCACTACCAGGTCGCCGGCCTGAACGGGACGCCGAAGCCGGTGCAGCGGCCCCACCCGCCGATCGTGATCGGTGGTGGCGGGCGCCGGCTGCTGACCCTCGCCGCCCGTGAGGCCGACATCATCGGGCTGAACATGAACATGGCCGGCGGGGTGATCGACGCCTCGCTCGGCGCCAACGCGACGACGGCGGCGACCGAGGAGAAGGTCCGCTGGATCCGGGAGGCCGCCGGCGCCCGTTGGGACGATCTCACCCTTCAGGTCCGCGTCCACCTCGTCGTCGTCACCGACAACCGCACCCAGGTCGCCGAGCAGTTGGCCGCCGGGTTCGGGCTCACCTCCGAACAGGCGCTCGCGACCCCGCACGCGCTGTGCGGGTCGGTCGACGAGATCGTCGACGACCTCGTCGAGCGCCGCGAGCGCTTCGGCCTCAGCACGATCGGGGTCTCCCTGGACGCGTTGACCGCCATGGCGCCGGTCGTCGAACGTCTCGCCGGCACCTGA